A window of Saccopteryx leptura isolate mSacLep1 chromosome 5, mSacLep1_pri_phased_curated, whole genome shotgun sequence contains these coding sequences:
- the TGM6 gene encoding protein-glutamine gamma-glutamyltransferase 6 yields the protein MAGVRVTGVDWQWPRNGAAHHTQEYPGPELVVRRGQVFTFTLELSRPLDSEEDLVFTVQTGPQASEALRTRAVFQTSELEVGGAWTAAKEEQEGNTVTVGLASPPDAAVGRYLLRAGVASGRRHSDRKLGEFVLLFNPWCPEDDVFLASEEERQEYVLNDSGVIFRGVEKRIRAQGWNFGQFEEDILNICLSILDRSPSHQHDPATDVSCRQDPVYVTRVVSAMVNSNNDRGVVQGQWQGKYGGGTSPLHWRGSVAILHKWSKGRFKPVKYGQCWVFAGVMCTVLRCLGIATRVVSNFNSAHDTDRNLSVDKYVDSFGRTLEDLTEDSMWNFHVWNESWFARQDLGPSYNGWQVLDATPQEESEGVFRCGPASVTAIREGDVHLAHDGSFVFAEVNADYVTWLWSEDESRERVYSDTKKVGRCISTKAVGSDSRVDITGLYKYPEGSRKERQVYSKALRKLLSVEASGRRARVRRGGGRGLWRDDLLEPAHKPSITGKFKVLEPPVLGHDLKLALCLTNLISRVQRVQVNLSGATILYTRKPVAEILRESHTVRLGPEEEKKLPIAIAYSQYKDNLTEDKKILLAAMCLAPKGQKLLVEKDITLEDFIAVKVLGPAVVGVAVVVEVTVVNPLSETVEGCMLMVEGSGLLQGQLSIDVPGLEPRGRAAVRFSITPSRSGPRQLQVDLVSPHFSDIKGFVVLHVATAK from the exons gGGTCAGAGTCACCGGTGTGGACTGGCAGTGGCCAAGGAACGGTGCTGCCCACCACACCCAGGAGTACCCGGGCCCGGAGCTGGTGGTGCGCAGGGGCCAGGTGTTCACCTTCACCCTGGAGCTGAGCCGCCCTCTGGACAGCGAGGAGGACCTCGTCTTCACAGTGCAGACAG gacCCCAGGCGTCCGAGGCCCTGCGCACCAGAGCCGTGTTCCAGACCTCGGAGCTGGAGGTGGGGGGCGCGTGGACAGCAGCgaaagaggagcaggaggggAACACGGTTACCGTGGGCCTGGCCAGCCCTCCCGATGCCGCCGTCGGCCGCTACCTGCTGAGAGCCGGGGTGGCCTCAGGCCGCAGACACAGTGACCGGAAGCTGGGCGAGTTTGTTCTCCTCTTCAACCCATGGTGCCCAG AGGATGACGTGTTCCTGGCCTCGGAGGAGGAGAGACAAGAGTACGTGCTGAATGACAGCGGGGTCATCTTCCGGGGCGTGGAGAAGCGCATCAGAGCCCAGGGCTGGAACTTCGGGCAG TTTGAGGAGGATATCCTGaacatctgcctctccatcctgGACCGAAGCCCCAGTCACCAACACGACCCAGCCACCGACGTGTCCTGCCGCCAGGACCCCGTCTACGTCACCAGGGTCGTCAGCGCCATG GTGAACAGCAACAACGACCGGGGCGTGGTCCAAGGCCAGTGGCAGGGCAAGTACGGCGGCGGCACCAGCCCACTGCACTGGCGCGGCAGCGTGGCCATTCTGCACAAGTGGTCCAAGGGCAGGTTCAAGCCCGTCAAATACGGCCAGTGTTGGGTCTTCGCTGGAGTCATGTGCACAG TCCTTAGGTGCTTGGGGATCGCCACACGGGTTGTGTCCAACTTTAACTCGGCCCATGACACGGACAGGAACCTGAGTGTGGACAAGTACGTGGACTCCTTCGGGCGGACCCTGGAGGACCTGACGGAAGACAGCATGTG GAATTTCCACGTCTGGAATGAGAGCTGGTTTGCCCGGCAGGACCTGGGCCCCTCTTACAATGGCTGGCAGGTGCTGGATGCCACCCCCCAGGAGGAGAGTGAAG GCGTGTTCCGGTGCGGCCCGGCCTCGGTCACCGCCATCCGCGAGGGTGACGTGCACCTGGCCCACGATGGCTCCTTTGTGTTTGCGGAGGTCAATGCGGACTACGTCACCTGGCTCTGGAGCGAGGACGAGAGCAGGGAACGCGTGTATTCAGACACGAAGAAGGTCGGGCGGTGCATCAGCACCAAGGCGGTGGGCAGCGACTCCCGCGTGGACATCACGGGCCTCTACAAGTATCCAGAGG GGTCCCGGAAGGAGAGGCAGGTGTACAGCAAGGCCCTGAGGAAGCTGCTGAGCGTGGAAGCATCCGGGAGGAGGGCCCGGGTCCGCAGGGGCGGCGGCCGTGGCCTCTGGCGCGATGACCTCCTCGAGCCCGCCCACAAGCCCAGCATCACGGGCAAGTTCAAGGTGCTGGAGCCGCCCGTGCTGGGCCACGACCTGAAGCTGGCCCTGTGCTTGACCAACCTTATCTCCCGGGTCCAGCGGGTCCAGGTGAACCTGAGCGGCGCCACCATCCTCTACACCCGCAAGCCGGTGGCGGAGATCCTGCGTGAGTCCCACACGGTGCGGCTGGGGCCGGAAGAAG AGAAGAAGCTCCCCATCGCCATAGCTTACTCTCAATATAAGGACAACCTGACAGAGGACAAGAAGATCCTTTTAGCCGCCATGTGCCTGGCCCCCAAAGGACAGAAACTCTTGGTAGAAAAGGACATTACCCTGGAGGACTTCATCGCCGTCAAG GTGCTGGGCCCGGCGGTGGTGGGAGTAGCAGTGGTGGTGGAAGTGACGGTGGTCAACCCCCTCTCGGAGACAGTGGAGGGCTGTATGCTGATGGTGGAGGGCAGTGGCCTTCTCCAGGGACAGCTCAGCATCGA tGTGCCCGGCCTAGAGCCCCGGGGGAGGGCCGCGGTCCGTTTCAGCATCACCCCCTCCAGGAGCGGCCCAAGGCAGCTGCAGGTGGACCTCGTCAGCCCCCACTTCTCGGACATCAAGGGCTTCGTGGTCCTCCATGTGGCCACGGCCAAGTGA